One Nocardia iowensis DNA window includes the following coding sequences:
- a CDS encoding MlaD family protein has translation MTGAATQLAGIPVRLLGAIKQLRAEKSDSWSQLRWGIAGVLLSVLGLLAAAVLYVVPFGEQSYIADFRTSGGARTGDEVRIAGIKVGQVRSVELVGDHVEVRFGVDREVHVGESSSVEVKMLTPIGGHYLSLAPQGERALGGKHIPPERTTTPFELTDIIDVATPVLSQVDGTTLRSTIAEVNAALAGQPDAVRSIIGNFNDLSGVLADRSEQLDSAVRVSDEYVGAIATDRAVLADFVRELGGVALVLGQRRGEVIQVFELLKRLFAVIHRPVMAYGDSIEPSVAEFEELFNKLVQDPGRLDTVVAGIKDFIGKISAMLGADGVTIDQSASVVRGPALCIPFEGRAC, from the coding sequence ATGACCGGTGCGGCAACACAACTGGCCGGAATACCGGTTCGGTTGCTCGGTGCGATCAAACAGCTGCGGGCCGAGAAATCGGACTCCTGGTCGCAATTGCGGTGGGGGATCGCCGGTGTGCTGTTGAGCGTGCTCGGCCTGCTCGCCGCCGCGGTGCTGTATGTCGTGCCGTTCGGGGAGCAGTCCTATATCGCGGACTTCCGCACCTCGGGTGGCGCCCGCACCGGCGACGAGGTGCGGATCGCGGGCATCAAGGTAGGGCAGGTCCGCTCGGTGGAGTTGGTCGGTGACCACGTGGAGGTGCGTTTCGGGGTGGATCGCGAGGTGCACGTCGGTGAGAGTTCGTCGGTCGAGGTGAAGATGCTGACGCCGATCGGTGGGCACTACCTGTCGCTCGCTCCGCAGGGGGAGCGAGCGCTGGGCGGCAAGCACATTCCGCCGGAACGCACCACCACCCCGTTCGAGCTGACCGACATCATCGACGTCGCCACCCCGGTGCTGAGCCAAGTCGACGGCACCACCCTGCGCAGCACCATTGCCGAGGTGAACGCCGCGCTGGCCGGTCAGCCGGACGCGGTGCGGTCGATCATCGGTAACTTCAACGACTTGTCCGGTGTGCTGGCCGACCGGTCCGAGCAACTGGACTCGGCGGTGCGGGTATCCGATGAATACGTCGGCGCGATCGCGACCGACCGGGCGGTGCTCGCCGACTTCGTGCGTGAACTCGGTGGTGTCGCCTTGGTGCTCGGGCAGCGCCGGGGCGAGGTGATCCAGGTCTTCGAACTGCTCAAACGGTTGTTCGCGGTGATCCATCGACCGGTAATGGCCTACGGTGACTCGATCGAACCGTCGGTGGCCGAATTCGAGGAGCTGTTCAACAAGCTCGTGCAAGACCCCGGGCGGCTCGACACGGTCGTCGCGGGGATCAAGGACTTCATCGGGAAGATCTCGGCCATGCTCGGCGCCGATGGGGTGACCATCGATCAGTCCGCCAGCGTGGTACGCGGTCCGGCACTGTGCATTCCGTTCGAGGGGAGGGCGTGCTGA
- a CDS encoding MlaD family protein: MNSVTAAAIKLGVFVAIVAVCSAFIVAALNTPVPEDKVSYDAVFTDISGLYAGDTVRMSGVAVGKVENVELDGTHARVRFTVDRQRPVYDNTEAAVRYQDLIGQRYIELLTAKSGGTRLAAGATIPVERTIPSFDVSKLFNGFKPLFETLDTAQLNQFGMNMLRVLQGDGSGIGPALADLDQLTEHAKSSEAVIVLLIHNLGEISRSIGGKSAAVGDLVKQLNGVLNQFGSRTATIIKAIEQANRTLVPIIPLIEEVQAAYDDSYLPLDGLLRRLLPQTDQLVEILSLMPSLISGLNQNLPASGEAKTYSCAGGELGVPGIGNVVLGNQKLVVCK; encoded by the coding sequence ATGAACAGTGTCACCGCCGCCGCCATCAAGCTCGGTGTCTTCGTCGCGATCGTCGCGGTGTGCTCGGCTTTCATTGTCGCCGCGCTGAATACGCCGGTGCCGGAGGACAAGGTCTCGTATGACGCTGTCTTCACCGATATCTCGGGGCTGTACGCCGGAGATACGGTTCGGATGTCGGGGGTGGCCGTCGGGAAGGTCGAAAATGTCGAGTTGGACGGCACCCATGCCCGGGTCCGGTTCACCGTCGATCGGCAGCGTCCGGTATACGACAACACCGAAGCGGCGGTGCGATACCAGGATCTGATCGGGCAGCGCTACATCGAACTGTTGACCGCGAAGTCCGGCGGCACGCGCCTCGCGGCGGGCGCCACGATTCCGGTGGAACGTACCATCCCGAGTTTCGACGTATCCAAACTCTTCAACGGCTTCAAACCATTGTTCGAGACCCTGGACACGGCCCAGCTCAACCAGTTCGGCATGAACATGTTGCGCGTGCTGCAGGGCGACGGCAGTGGAATCGGCCCCGCGCTCGCCGATCTGGACCAGCTCACCGAACACGCGAAGAGCAGCGAGGCGGTGATCGTGTTGCTGATCCACAACCTCGGCGAGATTTCTCGCTCGATCGGTGGCAAGTCCGCGGCGGTGGGCGATCTCGTCAAACAGCTCAACGGAGTGCTGAACCAGTTCGGCAGCCGCACCGCGACGATCATCAAAGCCATCGAGCAGGCGAACCGCACGTTGGTGCCGATCATCCCGCTGATCGAAGAGGTGCAGGCAGCCTACGACGACAGCTATCTGCCCTTGGACGGGTTGTTGCGCAGGCTGCTGCCGCAGACCGATCAGCTGGTCGAAATCCTATCGCTGATGCCGTCTTTGATTTCGGGGCTCAACCAGAACCTCCCGGCCAGTGGCGAGGCGAAGACGTATTCGTGTGCGGGCGGTGAGCTCGGCGTCCCTGGCATCGGCAATGTCGTGCTCGGCAATCAGAAGCTGGTGGTGTGCAAATGA